A single Acidobacteriota bacterium DNA region contains:
- the rpmG gene encoding 50S ribosomal protein L33 — MRSIVILACTECKRRTYTTTKNKRTTPDRLEMKKYCRWCRAHKPHRETK; from the coding sequence ATGCGCAGTATCGTGATTCTGGCGTGTACGGAGTGCAAACGGCGAACCTACACGACCACGAAGAACAAGCGGACGACGCCCGACCGGCTGGAGATGAAGAAGTACTGCCGGTGGTGCCGGGCACACAAGCCGCACCGGGAGACGAAGTAG